One window of Psychrobacillus sp. FSL H8-0483 genomic DNA carries:
- a CDS encoding sigma factor, with the protein MNRFLAEQKFQNVMQDHMDYLLKLAYLYVKDWPAAEDIVQDVFLNFYQKFE; encoded by the coding sequence GTGAACCGTTTTTTAGCAGAACAGAAATTTCAAAACGTCATGCAGGATCATATGGACTATTTATTAAAGCTAGCTTATTTATACGTAAAAGATTGGCCAGCAGCGGAGGATATCGTGCAGGATGTATTTTTAAATTTTTATCAAAAGTTTGAGTAA
- a CDS encoding DUF2809 domain-containing protein — protein MSSKNKSTNSRYINRRMAYIVAIIMTILLGLASRKYSQLLPLFVSQNAGDVLWAMMVFFGFRFLLVSRSLFTAIWLSFTFSFGIEFSQVYQADWINQIRGTFLGALILGKGFLIVDLIRYTIGITIAAVLDKATLTFHQR, from the coding sequence ATGTCTTCTAAAAACAAATCTACTAACTCAAGATACATTAATAGGAGAATGGCTTATATCGTAGCTATTATCATGACAATTTTATTAGGTCTAGCCTCCAGAAAATACAGCCAATTACTTCCGTTATTTGTATCGCAAAATGCCGGGGATGTGCTTTGGGCAATGATGGTCTTTTTCGGATTCCGTTTCTTATTAGTGAGTAGGTCCTTATTTACAGCAATCTGGCTTAGTTTTACGTTTAGCTTTGGTATTGAATTCAGTCAGGTGTATCAAGCAGACTGGATCAATCAAATTCGGGGAACATTTCTCGGAGCATTGATTCTGGGGAAAGGGTTTCTAATAGTGGACTTAATTCGATATACAATAGGGATTACAATTGCCGCAGTCTTGGATAAGGCGACACTTACGTTCCATCAGCGTTGA
- a CDS encoding GNAT family N-acetyltransferase, producing MLIKLAVKKDVELILEVLNKVTLHLHKRGINQWEYPWDSVHIKNGIEESNTYKLVVDDNVIGTFVIQTIDHLNKLTIRADSLYVGRIAILPEYQGRNIGSMIIDFANSFAHSKNQDMYLDCWAGNRKLKDFYLHNGLDYVGDFPVKDYWISIFKF from the coding sequence GTGTTAATAAAACTGGCAGTGAAAAAGGATGTTGAACTAATTCTAGAAGTTTTGAACAAAGTAACGTTACATTTGCACAAAAGAGGAATTAATCAATGGGAATATCCATGGGATTCAGTCCATATTAAAAATGGAATCGAGGAAAGTAATACATATAAATTAGTAGTAGATGACAACGTCATTGGAACATTTGTAATTCAAACTATAGATCATTTAAATAAGCTCACTATAAGAGCAGATAGTTTGTATGTTGGTAGGATTGCTATTCTTCCAGAATATCAAGGAAGAAATATTGGTTCGATGATTATTGATTTCGCGAACTCATTTGCACATTCCAAAAATCAAGATATGTATTTAGATTGCTGGGCTGGCAATAGAAAGCTAAAAGATTTTTATCTTCATAATGGCTTGGACTATGTAGGTGATTTTCCTGTGAAAGATTATTGGATTAGCATATTTAAATTTTAA
- a CDS encoding N-acetyltransferase family protein: MDQDLKFDEMTASDWQQVQAIFTEGIHTGNATFQTKAPTWEEWDMSHSKECRLVARLNGEVAGWIALSPISSREAFSGVSEVSVYVTHSVTGMRIGSKLLKELVTASEKHGFWTLQSMIFPENEGSIKLHRKFGFEEIGTPKRMGKLNGVWRDVVLLERRSNVVGID; this comes from the coding sequence ATGGACCAAGATTTAAAGTTTGACGAAATGACTGCAAGTGATTGGCAGCAAGTACAAGCTATTTTTACAGAAGGTATACATACCGGAAATGCTACCTTTCAAACAAAAGCACCTACTTGGGAAGAATGGGATATGTCTCATTCGAAAGAATGCAGGCTCGTAGCGCGTTTAAATGGAGAAGTGGCAGGTTGGATTGCCCTAAGCCCAATCTCGAGCAGAGAGGCGTTTTCTGGCGTCTCTGAGGTAAGTGTTTATGTTACACATTCAGTAACCGGAATGAGAATTGGTAGCAAACTTTTAAAAGAACTAGTAACAGCTAGTGAAAAGCATGGATTTTGGACACTGCAGTCCATGATTTTCCCTGAAAATGAAGGTAGCATAAAACTACATAGAAAATTTGGATTTGAAGAAATAGGAACACCCAAACGTATGGGCAAATTAAATGGAGTTTGGCGTGATGTTGTATTGCTTGAGCGTAGAAGTAATGTTGTAGGAATCGATTAA
- a CDS encoding CopD family protein has protein sequence MMFLLTTISEALLYTCFALLLGNYIFSLIPSDKKPEIVVPRKYKLIAVVGITLFSFIPILSIVSYLLEDYNLPYVLKTLFLSFEVGKAWLMTFILSVILGLFILIFDHKKKSIYPLIGSFFVFLLMIGVGWTSHAHSVYGLQGLITHTVHFATVVIWVGILFVVSWFSKNKENWLSFLGWFHVTAIFSFAIIVITGLSLMNFAMDWKVYPSTWMIPYGQSLLIKHLLILPLIGYAFINGVLMKSKLRKDSNMDPRAWTKLEFFIILLIFAATGALSQQSPPHIVDSLLSTDTLIQFFSIFGLEQPIQSVFSVQFVLGLNGILLIILAGLFFVLSVFSFIRKMPPLFSFIMSVLAVFSGYIALMLSIQFV, from the coding sequence ATGATGTTTCTTCTAACTACAATTAGCGAAGCATTATTATACACATGCTTTGCGTTGTTATTAGGGAACTATATTTTTTCACTCATTCCATCTGATAAGAAACCAGAAATAGTTGTTCCTCGAAAATATAAACTAATAGCAGTGGTAGGTATTACATTGTTTTCATTTATACCTATATTAAGCATCGTAAGTTACTTATTGGAGGACTATAATCTTCCTTATGTCTTAAAAACATTGTTCCTATCTTTTGAGGTCGGAAAAGCTTGGTTAATGACATTTATTTTAAGCGTTATATTGGGATTGTTTATTCTGATATTTGATCATAAAAAAAAGAGTATTTATCCACTAATCGGCAGTTTCTTTGTTTTCTTGTTAATGATAGGAGTAGGGTGGACAAGCCATGCGCATTCCGTTTACGGATTGCAAGGTTTAATTACACATACTGTTCATTTTGCAACTGTTGTAATTTGGGTTGGAATTTTATTTGTCGTTAGTTGGTTTTCCAAAAATAAAGAGAACTGGCTCAGCTTTTTAGGTTGGTTCCATGTTACAGCAATTTTTAGTTTTGCCATTATTGTCATTACGGGATTATCCTTAATGAATTTTGCGATGGATTGGAAGGTGTATCCTAGCACTTGGATGATTCCTTATGGGCAAAGCTTACTTATTAAACATTTACTTATTCTTCCGTTGATTGGATATGCGTTTATCAATGGTGTATTGATGAAGAGTAAACTGCGTAAGGATTCTAATATGGATCCGAGAGCCTGGACGAAGCTTGAGTTTTTTATCATCCTACTTATTTTTGCGGCAACAGGAGCATTGAGCCAACAGTCTCCTCCACATATTGTAGATTCCTTATTAAGTACGGATACGTTGATACAATTTTTCAGCATCTTTGGCTTAGAACAACCTATACAGAGCGTATTCTCCGTTCAATTTGTACTAGGTTTGAATGGCATTTTATTAATAATCTTAGCAGGTCTATTCTTCGTTCTAAGTGTGTTTTCCTTTATTAGAAAAATGCCACCATTATTTTCATTTATTATGAGTGTTTTAGCTGTTTTTTCTGGATATATAGCATTAATGCTCAGTATTCAATTCGTATAA
- a CDS encoding copper resistance CopC family protein, with protein MKKILLATIACLFLFGNQALAHTGLESSNPANGSTVTEQLNDITLTFESKIEQTSSFELKNANNEVFPINNLIVSESSMTGSVDQLNNGDYTIAWKIIGADGHPIQGEVAFTLNAPIADNTTVEEEVTETEVEVTNEPETTSVAPTPTETKESSNTGMISIIVVLVLVLAGSAWWMARRKNK; from the coding sequence TTGAAAAAAATACTATTAGCTACAATTGCATGCTTATTCCTTTTCGGAAACCAAGCACTTGCACACACTGGTTTAGAAAGCTCCAATCCAGCAAACGGAAGCACTGTTACAGAGCAATTAAATGATATTACGCTAACATTTGAATCCAAAATCGAACAGACAAGTTCATTTGAATTAAAAAATGCAAATAATGAAGTTTTCCCCATAAATAATCTGATCGTTTCTGAATCGTCCATGACAGGTTCAGTTGATCAATTAAACAATGGAGATTACACAATCGCATGGAAAATCATCGGTGCGGATGGACATCCAATACAAGGGGAAGTAGCATTTACATTAAATGCTCCAATTGCGGATAATACAACAGTAGAAGAGGAAGTTACTGAAACTGAAGTAGAAGTGACAAATGAACCAGAAACAACTTCCGTAGCACCGACACCAACAGAAACAAAAGAATCGTCGAATACAGGAATGATTAGCATCATTGTTGTTTTAGTTCTTGTGCTTGCTGGTAGTGCATGGTGGATGGCACGGAGAAAAAATAAATGA
- a CDS encoding MFS transporter: protein MWRNKNVWIVLIGELIAGLGLWSGIIGNLEFMQEKVPSDFHKSLILASGLLAGVLTGPLAGKIIDQSKKKTVLILSGIGRVLSVLFMFVAIETGSIWWMLLFLISLQISASFYFPALQATLPLIVKERDLLQLNGWHMNIATIARIAGTASAGLALVYWPIQSLYILSMIAYAVLLVFTYMLKIEEKEKEAQDVEKGKNGFKEVFPMLKENTPVLMTLILTLIPVLFLGSFNLIVINVSELQESTSIKGIIYAVEGISFMIGTLVVKYIGQKWKTKNILFTFVLFIGFAEILLFFVENPYLTLLSFALLGFSIGCFFPTALTIFQKQVPKAYHGRFFSFRSMLDRISFQVVLLSAGALLDLIGLAYMAVVFGTISISLSSFFLFQTKKRGVTFHSQTTEA from the coding sequence ATGTGGAGAAATAAGAATGTTTGGATAGTACTTATAGGGGAGTTAATAGCAGGACTTGGTTTATGGAGTGGCATCATAGGTAATCTGGAGTTTATGCAAGAAAAAGTGCCTTCTGATTTCCATAAATCATTAATACTAGCAAGTGGTCTGTTAGCAGGTGTTTTAACCGGTCCACTTGCTGGTAAAATAATTGATCAATCGAAGAAAAAAACAGTTTTAATTCTTTCAGGCATTGGTAGAGTTCTCAGTGTTTTATTTATGTTCGTAGCTATTGAAACAGGGTCTATTTGGTGGATGCTTTTATTTTTAATTAGTTTACAGATATCTGCATCCTTTTATTTTCCCGCGTTACAAGCAACGCTGCCATTGATCGTAAAAGAGCGAGATTTATTACAATTGAATGGTTGGCATATGAATATTGCAACAATTGCTCGAATTGCTGGAACTGCAAGTGCTGGTCTTGCACTAGTTTATTGGCCAATTCAGTCTTTGTATATCCTTTCGATGATTGCGTATGCGGTACTATTAGTATTTACTTACATGTTAAAAATAGAGGAAAAGGAAAAAGAAGCTCAAGACGTGGAAAAAGGGAAGAATGGGTTTAAGGAAGTGTTTCCTATGCTTAAGGAGAATACTCCGGTGCTTATGACACTTATTTTAACGCTCATTCCGGTCTTGTTTTTAGGGTCGTTCAACTTAATTGTCATTAATGTTAGCGAACTCCAAGAATCTACCTCCATCAAAGGAATAATTTATGCAGTCGAAGGTATCTCTTTTATGATTGGAACACTCGTTGTTAAGTATATCGGACAGAAATGGAAAACAAAGAACATATTGTTTACTTTTGTATTATTCATAGGATTCGCGGAAATCCTATTATTCTTTGTAGAAAATCCATACTTAACTTTACTTAGCTTTGCGCTTTTAGGATTTTCAATTGGCTGTTTCTTCCCAACAGCACTGACTATTTTCCAAAAGCAAGTACCTAAAGCGTATCATGGACGATTCTTTTCATTTCGCAGTATGTTAGACCGTATATCGTTCCAAGTCGTATTGCTATCCGCTGGAGCACTTCTCGATCTTATTGGCCTAGCATATATGGCAGTAGTGTTTGGTACAATCAGTATTTCATTGTCTTCCTTTTTTCTATTTCAAACGAAAAAACGCGGAGTTACTTTTCATTCTCAAACTACTGAAGCATAA
- the parC gene encoding DNA topoisomerase IV subunit A produces MTQTERYQDLPLEEVIGDRFGRYSKYIIQDRALPDARDGLKPVQRRILFAMFQEGNTNDKPFRKSAKTVGNVIGNYHPHGDSSVYEAMVRMSQDWKLRHMLIEMHGNNGSVDGDPPAAMRYTEARLSSISHELLRDLNKNTVDYIPNFDDSDSEPIVLPARFPNLLVNGSTGISAGYATDIPPHALHEALDAVLMRMENPAATVDELMTVIKGPDFPTGGIIQGVEGIKKAYETGKGKIVVRSKTEIETIKGGKEQIVVTEIPFEVNKANLIKKIDEQRHDKRLDGIADVRDESDRTGLRIVIEMKKEVDAHGILQFLFKNTDLQVTYNFNMIAIHNRRPTMMTLPLMLDSYINHQKEVVTRRTEFDLKKARERLHIVAGLMKALSILDEVIRTIRASKDKKDAKNNLMTAYDFSEAQAEAIVSLQLYRLTNTDITELQKEEKSLNALVKELESILGKESVLMKVIKKELLEVRKQFAETRKSIIENEIEEIKVTLDVLIPSEEVIVTVTKDGYVKRTSLRSYTASNGQDFAIKESDYLLFQKPINTQHHLLLFTSRGNYIYQPVHELPDIRWKDLGQHISSIVPLEANETIINVIGIDSFDLDLCVLTATKEGQIKRSLLSDYVVQRYARPIKTINLKKNDELILAQLVSPSDEVLFTTHFSYSVRFSLDEVPITGVKTGGVKGINLKEDDYVVSVNVISQQSNEDIMLVTQRGAVKKMALNEVESGARAKRGIVTLRELKTNAHRVFAVVLADRNNEIVIETEKGLQEIIQTNTFRPSDRYSNGSFVVDVDKDGHLVRVWKKTVEQEQ; encoded by the coding sequence ATGACACAAACCGAACGTTATCAAGATTTACCACTAGAAGAAGTGATAGGTGACCGGTTTGGACGTTATAGTAAGTACATCATTCAAGACCGCGCGTTACCAGATGCTAGAGATGGTTTAAAACCTGTTCAGCGTCGAATTTTGTTTGCTATGTTTCAAGAAGGCAATACGAATGACAAACCATTTAGAAAATCAGCCAAAACAGTCGGAAATGTTATCGGTAACTATCATCCCCATGGAGATAGTTCCGTTTATGAAGCGATGGTTCGTATGAGTCAAGATTGGAAACTTCGTCATATGCTGATCGAAATGCACGGTAATAATGGATCTGTCGATGGTGATCCACCAGCTGCAATGCGTTATACCGAAGCGAGGCTTTCTTCTATTTCACATGAATTATTACGTGATCTTAATAAAAATACAGTTGACTATATTCCAAACTTTGATGATTCTGATTCGGAGCCAATTGTGTTGCCAGCACGCTTTCCAAACCTACTCGTTAATGGATCAACAGGGATTTCTGCAGGATATGCAACCGATATTCCACCACACGCACTGCATGAAGCACTTGATGCCGTGTTAATGCGTATGGAAAATCCAGCTGCAACTGTAGATGAATTGATGACTGTCATCAAAGGACCTGATTTCCCAACCGGTGGTATTATTCAAGGGGTAGAAGGCATTAAAAAAGCATATGAGACTGGAAAAGGAAAAATTGTCGTTCGTTCTAAAACAGAAATTGAAACGATTAAAGGCGGCAAAGAACAAATTGTCGTTACAGAAATACCTTTTGAAGTTAACAAAGCAAATTTAATCAAAAAAATAGATGAACAGCGTCATGATAAACGTTTGGATGGTATAGCGGACGTTCGCGATGAGTCCGACCGTACAGGTTTACGTATCGTCATTGAAATGAAAAAAGAAGTAGATGCACATGGTATTTTACAATTCTTATTTAAAAATACCGACCTTCAAGTAACGTACAATTTCAATATGATTGCCATTCATAACCGTCGACCAACGATGATGACTTTGCCACTAATGCTAGACTCTTATATCAATCATCAAAAAGAAGTAGTTACGCGTCGCACAGAATTTGATTTGAAAAAAGCGAGGGAACGTCTGCATATCGTCGCAGGTCTGATGAAAGCTTTATCTATCCTTGATGAAGTTATTAGAACGATCCGTGCATCTAAAGATAAAAAAGATGCAAAAAACAACTTAATGACCGCTTATGACTTCTCTGAGGCTCAAGCGGAAGCAATTGTTTCCTTACAGTTATATCGATTAACAAACACCGATATTACGGAGCTTCAAAAAGAAGAAAAGTCATTAAATGCTCTTGTAAAAGAATTAGAAAGTATTCTAGGAAAAGAATCGGTTCTGATGAAGGTTATCAAGAAAGAGCTGTTAGAAGTAAGAAAACAATTTGCAGAAACACGTAAATCCATTATTGAAAATGAAATTGAAGAAATTAAAGTAACGCTAGACGTTCTAATTCCAAGTGAAGAAGTAATCGTGACTGTCACAAAAGATGGCTATGTGAAGCGTACTAGTTTAAGATCCTATACGGCATCGAATGGACAGGATTTTGCAATAAAAGAATCCGATTACCTATTATTCCAAAAACCAATCAATACACAACACCATTTACTTCTCTTTACTTCTAGAGGGAACTACATTTATCAGCCAGTGCATGAATTACCAGATATTCGTTGGAAAGATCTAGGTCAGCATATTTCTAGTATTGTGCCATTAGAAGCCAATGAAACAATCATTAATGTAATTGGTATTGATTCCTTTGATCTTGATTTATGTGTGCTTACTGCAACAAAAGAAGGTCAAATTAAGCGATCTTTACTATCCGATTATGTCGTTCAGCGCTACGCTCGTCCGATCAAGACTATTAATTTGAAAAAGAATGATGAACTAATACTTGCACAGCTTGTATCACCGTCTGACGAAGTATTATTTACGACACACTTCAGTTACTCAGTTCGCTTCTCCTTAGATGAAGTGCCGATAACTGGGGTAAAAACAGGCGGCGTAAAAGGGATAAATTTAAAAGAGGACGATTATGTAGTAAGTGTAAATGTGATTTCTCAACAAAGTAACGAAGATATCATGTTAGTTACCCAACGCGGGGCTGTAAAGAAAATGGCACTAAATGAAGTGGAATCTGGAGCACGAGCGAAACGAGGAATTGTTACACTTCGAGAGTTAAAAACAAATGCACATCGTGTGTTTGCTGTTGTTCTAGCAGATAGAAATAATGAAATTGTCATAGAAACAGAAAAAGGACTACAAGAAATTATTCAGACGAATACATTCCGTCCTTCTGATCGATATTCCAATGGATCATTTGTTGTTGATGTAGATAAAGATGGACACCTTGTTCGAGTTTGGAAAAAAACAGTCGAACAGGAACAATAA
- the parE gene encoding DNA topoisomerase IV subunit B — MSKKEILTSYSDDDIQVLEGLEAVRKRPGMYIGSTDARGLHHLVYEIVDNSVDESLAGFGNHISVTIHEDQSITVRDFGRGMPTGMHKTGIPTAEVIFTVLHAGGKFGQGGYKTSGGLHGVGASVVNALSSFVEVIIHREGKKFTQRFENGGKLVQSLTQIGTTKETGTSVHFLPDNTIFSTVKYNYETLCERLRESAFLLKGLKIELKDERTDAHDIFYYETGIEAFVSYLNEEKDVLHPVFYMEGAHDEIEVEFAFQFNDGYSETILSFVNNVRTRDGGTHETGAKAALTRVFNEYARKTSLLKEKDKNLDGSDIREGISAIVSVRIPENILQFEGQTKGKLGTSEARSAVDAVISEKLQYILEENAELTASLIRKAIRAQQAREAARKAREDARNGKKRKRSDTLLSGKLTPAQSRNAAKNELYLVEGDSAGGSAKQGRDRTFQAILPLRGKVINTEKAKLADIMKNEEIATIIHAIGGGVGADFQIADIAYDKVVIMTDADTDGAHIQVLLLTFFYRYMKPLIENGKIYIALPPLYKVYKGLGKKEVFEYAWTEKELNASIQKIGKGATLQRYKGLGEMNADQLWDTTMNPETRTLIRVTIEDGARAERHVTTLMGDKVEPRRKWIEANVNFSLEDDSNILENERIHTEDELV, encoded by the coding sequence TTGAGTAAAAAAGAAATATTAACCAGTTATAGTGATGATGACATTCAGGTATTAGAAGGGTTAGAAGCCGTTCGTAAAAGACCTGGTATGTACATAGGGTCTACTGATGCCCGTGGCTTACACCATTTAGTTTATGAAATCGTCGATAATTCAGTAGATGAAAGCCTAGCTGGATTCGGAAATCATATTAGTGTGACGATTCATGAAGATCAAAGTATTACCGTGCGCGATTTCGGTCGTGGAATGCCTACAGGGATGCACAAGACCGGTATACCAACAGCTGAAGTCATTTTTACCGTGTTACACGCTGGTGGAAAATTTGGTCAAGGCGGATATAAAACAAGTGGTGGACTTCATGGGGTAGGTGCTTCCGTAGTAAATGCATTGTCTTCATTTGTAGAAGTAATCATTCATCGAGAAGGCAAAAAGTTCACGCAACGATTTGAAAACGGCGGGAAACTAGTCCAATCATTAACTCAAATTGGTACCACAAAGGAAACAGGAACTTCCGTTCACTTCCTTCCTGACAACACAATCTTCTCAACAGTGAAATATAATTATGAAACCCTATGTGAAAGACTGAGAGAGTCTGCTTTTCTTCTGAAAGGTCTTAAAATCGAACTGAAGGATGAACGTACAGATGCTCATGATATTTTTTACTATGAAACGGGAATAGAGGCTTTCGTTTCTTATTTGAATGAAGAAAAAGACGTGTTACACCCTGTTTTTTACATGGAAGGTGCACATGATGAAATTGAAGTAGAGTTTGCTTTTCAATTTAATGACGGATACTCCGAAACCATTTTGTCTTTCGTGAATAACGTACGTACCCGAGATGGTGGAACACACGAAACAGGTGCAAAAGCCGCTTTAACTAGAGTATTTAATGAATATGCACGAAAAACGAGTTTATTAAAAGAAAAAGATAAAAACTTAGATGGCTCAGATATTCGAGAAGGAATTTCTGCCATTGTTTCCGTTCGAATTCCTGAAAATATTTTGCAATTTGAAGGACAAACAAAAGGAAAACTAGGAACAAGTGAAGCAAGAAGTGCAGTAGATGCGGTTATTTCAGAAAAATTACAGTATATTTTGGAAGAAAATGCAGAACTAACTGCTTCTTTAATTCGTAAAGCGATTCGTGCGCAACAAGCTCGTGAGGCTGCACGTAAAGCACGAGAAGACGCTCGTAACGGAAAGAAACGGAAACGGTCGGATACATTGTTATCTGGAAAGCTAACCCCTGCTCAATCAAGAAATGCAGCTAAAAATGAACTGTATCTTGTCGAAGGGGATTCTGCTGGAGGATCAGCAAAACAAGGTCGAGACCGCACCTTCCAAGCAATCCTACCACTACGAGGAAAAGTTATTAATACTGAAAAAGCGAAACTCGCAGACATAATGAAAAATGAAGAAATCGCGACAATTATTCACGCAATCGGTGGTGGTGTTGGTGCTGATTTTCAAATAGCAGATATCGCATATGATAAAGTCGTTATCATGACCGATGCTGATACAGATGGTGCACATATTCAAGTGCTATTATTAACATTCTTCTATCGTTATATGAAGCCATTAATTGAGAATGGTAAGATTTATATCGCCCTTCCACCTCTATATAAAGTATATAAAGGGCTTGGTAAAAAAGAGGTATTTGAATATGCTTGGACGGAAAAAGAATTAAATGCTTCCATCCAAAAAATTGGTAAAGGAGCCACGCTTCAACGCTACAAAGGGCTTGGAGAGATGAATGCCGACCAATTATGGGATACAACGATGAATCCGGAAACTCGTACTTTAATACGTGTCACAATTGAAGATGGCGCTCGTGCGGAAAGACATGTAACGACACTTATGGGAGATAAAGTAGAGCCACGTCGTAAATGGATTGAAGCAAATGTAAACTTTAGTTTAGAGGATGATTCTAATATCTTAGAAAATGAAAGAATTCACACGGAGGATGAGTTAGTATGA
- the plsY gene encoding glycerol-3-phosphate 1-O-acyltransferase PlsY encodes MTIIILLLLAYVIGSIPSGLWVGKLFYNIDIRQHGSGNLGGTNTFRTLGKKAGLAVTIMDILKGTAATLVGTLAIFESAPIHPLLLGILAVVGHMYPIFAGFKGGKAVATSGGILLGYNWPIFVILVVGFFIILKITKMVSLTSMILAIIAFIYSIVYYFTVEKDWPLIAIVTLLAVFIFYRHRANIKRIKDGTEPKVKWI; translated from the coding sequence ATGACTATTATCATTTTGCTTTTACTTGCGTATGTAATTGGTTCAATCCCATCTGGACTGTGGGTCGGAAAGTTATTTTATAATATCGATATCCGACAACATGGTAGCGGAAATTTAGGTGGTACGAATACGTTTAGAACACTTGGTAAAAAAGCAGGATTAGCTGTTACAATTATGGATATTCTAAAAGGAACAGCTGCGACATTAGTTGGTACATTAGCTATATTTGAATCTGCTCCTATTCATCCATTATTACTTGGAATTCTAGCTGTTGTTGGCCATATGTATCCTATCTTTGCAGGTTTCAAAGGTGGAAAAGCGGTAGCAACTTCAGGTGGAATACTTCTAGGCTACAATTGGCCAATCTTTGTTATTTTAGTTGTAGGGTTTTTTATTATACTAAAGATTACTAAAATGGTTTCTTTAACGTCGATGATTCTAGCAATTATAGCATTTATTTATTCTATAGTTTATTACTTCACGGTTGAAAAAGATTGGCCGCTAATCGCAATTGTTACACTATTAGCTGTATTTATCTTTTATAGACATCGGGCAAATATTAAACGGATAAAAGATGGAACAGAGCCTAAAGTAAAATGGATTTAA
- a CDS encoding HesB/YadR/YfhF family protein — protein sequence MKIFISSDALEWFHGEMEATNGDTIRFYARYGGSSPVHDAFSLGVTKDTPFEPSATVQIEHIMFFVEERDEWYFDGHDLYVEIDSKLNELAYVYKKA from the coding sequence ATGAAAATTTTCATCTCTTCTGATGCTTTGGAATGGTTCCATGGCGAAATGGAAGCAACTAACGGAGATACGATTCGATTTTATGCCCGTTATGGTGGGTCAAGCCCTGTTCATGATGCATTTTCACTTGGCGTAACGAAGGATACACCCTTTGAGCCATCTGCAACTGTGCAAATCGAACATATTATGTTTTTTGTAGAAGAACGTGACGAGTGGTATTTCGATGGCCATGATTTGTATGTAGAAATAGATTCAAAGTTAAACGAATTAGCATATGTATATAAAAAAGCGTGA
- a CDS encoding thioesterase family protein codes for MFISEKEIEVRYAETDQMGVVYHANYVIWLEIGRTQLIKDLGFSYAGLEKDGYLSPVTNVNVHYKTSVTYGETVTIRTWIESHGKLRTTYGYEIVHKDGTIASTATSEHVVVKKDSFRPVSLKKIDPVWDAKYNEVAKVLL; via the coding sequence ATGTTTATAAGTGAAAAAGAAATAGAAGTGCGTTATGCGGAAACAGACCAAATGGGTGTCGTGTATCATGCCAATTATGTCATTTGGCTAGAAATAGGAAGAACACAGCTCATTAAAGACTTAGGATTTTCATACGCCGGACTTGAAAAAGATGGTTATTTATCTCCCGTTACAAATGTAAACGTGCATTATAAAACATCGGTTACTTACGGAGAAACAGTGACCATTCGTACATGGATTGAAAGCCATGGAAAGCTGCGTACTACCTATGGATACGAAATTGTACATAAGGATGGGACGATTGCATCCACCGCAACATCAGAGCATGTTGTCGTAAAAAAAGACAGTTTTCGACCTGTATCCTTAAAGAAAATTGATCCGGTATGGGATGCAAAATATAATGAAGTTGCAAAGGTACTCCTTTAA